The Petrotoga mobilis SJ95 genomic sequence ACGAAATAGATAGAAACATATTCCAAGTTACCGATGAATTTACATTTACAAATGGGAGCGAAACAATAAGGGCAGATGTGGTGTTTCTTATTAATGGAGTCCCGTTTATACTCATAGAAACGAAAGCACCTCATAGAACGGATCCGCTTAATGAAGCCTATAAGCAAGTAAAAAGGTATCATCAGGAAGCGCCAGAACTTTTGGCTATTTTACAAATCTTTGGTTTGATAGATGTGATTCGCTTTTATTACGGTGCAACTTGGAATCTTTCAGGAGGGTCTCTCTTCGAATGGAAGGATGAATTAGATCAAGGTTATGAAACTTTAATTAAAACTTTTTTTGATAGAAAAAGAGTAATAAAGATACTTACTGATTTTATTCTTTTTACAAAGCAAGATGAAGAGCTTAAAAAAGTTGTTTTAAGGCCTCATCAAATGAAAGCCGTTGATAAGATAATTGAAAGGGCTAAAGATCCTTCAAAGCAACGTGGGTTAATTTGGCATACTCAAGGTTCTGGTAAAACTTACACTATGATTGTAACGGCGAAAAAAATAATAGAAGATCCCTTTTTTGAAAATCCGACAGTAATTATGCTTGTTGATAGAAACGAACTTGAATCACAGTTGTTCAGCAATCTGAAATCTGTTGGTATTGAAAATGTAGAGGTTGTAGAAAGTAAAAAACATCTAAGGCAGCTTCTTAAAACCGATAAAAGAGGTTTAATTGTTAGTATGATTCATAAGTTTGATAATATTCCTGCTGATTTAAATCTACGGAAAAATATTTTTGTTTTAGTAGATGAAGCCCATAGGAGTACGGGTGGGAAGCTTGGTACATTTTTAGAAGGAGCTTTACCAAATGCAACTTATATAGGCTTTACTGGTACTCCCATAGATAAGACAAATTATGGGAAAGGAACGTTTGTTACATTTGGTAAAGATGATCCCCCTAAAGGATACCTTGATAAATACAGCATATCAGAATCGATTAAAGATGGCACTACCGTTCCCTTGTATTATACGTTTGCGCCAAATAAAATGATGATTGAAAAAGATGTTCTTGAGAAAGAATTTCTGACACTGGCAGAGACACAAGGGGTTAGCGATGTAGAAGAGCTTAACAAGGTTTTAGAAAAAGCCGTAAAACTTAAAAATATGCTAAAAAACAATGATAGAGTTCAGTTGATATCAAAATTTGTAGCAAAGCATTTTAAAGAGTTTATTGAACCAATGGGTTTCAAAGCATTTCTTGTCGCTGTTGATAGAGAAGCATGTGCATTGTACAAGGAAGAATTAGATAAACATCTACCTCCTGAATACTCTAAAGTTGTATATAGTCAGAGTCAAAACGATCCTCCGCAAATGACGAAATATTATTTATCTGAAATGGAAGAGAAAAAAGTTAGAGAGAACTTTAAAAAGCCTGGGGAGCTACCGAAAATTTTAATCGTAACCGAAAAATTATTAACTGGGTTTGATGCGCCGATTCTTTATTGTATGTATTTAGATAAACCGATGAGAGATCACGTTCTTTTACAGGCTATAGCCAGAATCAATAGACCTTACAAGAAGGAAGAAAAAGATAAAAAGAACGGACTTGTTGTCGATTTTGTTGGAATTTTTAATAATTTAGAAAAGGCACTTGCTTTTGATTCTGAGGATATAGAAGGGGTAATCGAAGATATTGAACTTTTAAAGGAAGAATTTGCTCAACAAATGGAAATCGGCAAAGAGAAATATCTTTCTATCGTTGCCAAAAAAGATAGAGATAAATCTGTAGATGCTATCTTAGAATATTTTATGGATGAAGAAAAACGTAATGAGTTTTTTGTGTATTATAAGAAGCTGTCTGGTTTGTATGAAATATTATCTCCCGACAAATTTTTAAAGAAATATCTACAAGATTATGATACCCTTTCAAGGATGTATAAGATTTTGAAAAATGCTTATGAAAAAGGTGTATCTGTAGATGAGGAATTCACAGAGAAAACAAAGAAATTAATTCAAAAGTATACAAAAAATAGTAAAATTAAAGATACATTGGAAGTTTTTGTGATAGATGAATATACTTTAAAGAGGATTGAAGAAAGTAATGCTTCAGACGTTGAAAAGGTTTTTAATTTATACAAGAGTATTGAAAAGACTGTTGAAGAAGAAAGCGTAGAATATCCAATTCTCATTACAATAGGAGAAAAAGCGGAGAATTTACTTTTCTTGTACAAAAACAGACAGAAGAGTACAGAAGAAACTTTAAATGGCTTAAAGAACTTGGTACAAGAAACAAATGACAAGAAGAAGGCTCAAAAAGAAAGTGGAAAATCAGCAGCATTTTTTACCCTCAAAGAATTGTTGAAAGATGAATCGATCGATGATGCCGAGGATATTGCTGAAGAGTTCGAAAAAAAGAAGGAAACTTATCCTCTTTGGGATAAAGACGAAGTTCAAAAAAGAAAAATGAGACAGGAATTTTACAAGTTATTAGGGCCGAAAGGGCTCAAAGGCGAAAAAATAAAACAGTTATTCGAAAAATATCTCTACATTCTAAAAGGTAGGGATGTAAATGATTGACCCAGTTGATTTTAAAGCCGAAGTTTGGAATTTAGCTAGAGATATTAGGGTCCAGCCAAAAGAAATTCATATTCGTGAAATGAGTAAAAAATGGGGAAGTTGCTCTTCAAGAGGTAGGTTAACCTTTGATAAAAAACTTTTAAATGAGCCAAAAAGTTTTAGATTTGAGGTAATTATTCATGAATTATTACACTTGAGATACCCTAAACATGGAAAAATGTTCGATGCTTTAGTGCAAGAATATCTCAATAGAAACATTGAAAAAAACTAAAAAGGGGTGGAAGTTTTGTTCGAAATATCCGAGAAAAAGAAGTTAGCTCAAGATGTATACAGTGTTTGGGTTGAAGCACCAAAGATAGCAGCACATGCACAACCTGGTCAGTTCGTTATAGTTATATCAGAGGAAGATGGAGAGAGAATTCCTCTAACTATAGTTGATAAAACTGAGGATAAGATAAGACTCATATTTCAAGTGGTTGGTAAAAGCACGACGAAAATGTCAACTTTTGAAAATGGTGATTCCTTTGCCCACGTTGTTGGACCTTTGGGCAATCCCTCAGAAATCGATTATTATGGGACGGTATTATTGATTGGTGGAGGCATCGGTGTTGCCCCGATTTTACCTATTTTAAAGGCGTTGAAAGAAAAAGGCAACAGGGTAATATCGATTATGGGAGCAAGAACCGCTGATCTTTTAATTTTAGAAGATGAGTTTTCACAACTTTCTGATAAGTTGATAGTAACAACAGATGATGGATCAAAAGGTATGAAAGGTTTGGTTACCGATGGTATGAAAAAAGTAGTTTCAGATGGTGAAAAAATAGATAAGGCTTGGGCTATCGGACCAGTTATAATGATGAAGTTTGCCACAAAGACAGCTCAAGAACTTGGGTTTCCAATAATAGTGTCTTTGAACCCAATTATGGTAGATGGAACAGGAATGTGTGGTGGGTGTAGGGTAACAGTTGGAGATAGCGTTAAATTTGCCTGTGTGGATGGCCCTGAATTTGAAGGTGAGCTCGTTGAATGGGATGAATTGTTAAAGAGACTGGGGCAGTACAAAGTCGAGGAGAAGGAATCTTTAGAAGAAAAAAAGAAAAAACGTCCAAAAAAGATTTTGAGGAATAAAGTTCCTGTGAAAAAACAACCTCCCGAAGAGAGAAAGCATAACTTTCAAGAGGTTGCATATGGTTATTGCTTGGAAGAGGCTATGATGGAAGCCGATAGATGCTTACAATGTCCTGATAGCGCATATAATTGTATAAACGGATGTCCCGTTGGTGTAGATATACGAGGTTTTATAAGAGAGTTGAGAGAAGGTAATCTTACCAAATCTGCAGAAATACTGAAGAGTTACAACAATTTACCGTCTATTTGTGGAAGAGTTTGTCCGCAGGAGAATCAGTGTGAAGGTGCATGTACCCTAGGTAAATCAGGTGCTTTTGAACCAGTTGCCATAGGTAGATTAGAAAGGTTTGTGGCGGATTGGGAAAGAGTACAAAGAAAAAATGAAAAGAATAATATCCAAGTGTCTAAAGACAATGTCAAAGGAAAGGTTGCTGTTGTAGGTGCAGGGCCTTCAGGACTAACGGTGGCAGCAGATTTGGCAAAGATGGGATATTACGTAAAAATTTTTGAAGCCCTACACAAACCCGGAGGGGTCTTGACCTACGGTATCCCTGAGTTCAGACTTCCAAAAGAGATAGTATTTGAAGAAGTCGAGTATGTTAAATCATTGGGAGTGGAAATTGAGACGGATGTAGTGGTAGGAAAGACAATTACAATAGATGAAATGAGAGAAGAGTTCGACGCTATATTTATAGGTACAGGTGCGGGGACCCCCAGATTCTTGAATATCCCAGGGGAAAATTTGAACGGGGTTTACTCTTCAAGTGAATTCTTAACAAGGGTTAATTTGATGAAAGCATATGAGTTTCCTTTGGTTGATACTCCGGTTAAGGTAGGCAAACATGTGGTAGTTGTTGGAGCAGGCAACGTCGCGATGGATGCTTCAAGATCGGCGTTAAGGCTTGGTGCCGAAACCGTAACAGTGGTGTACAGAAGATCGGAGGAAGAAATGCCAGCAAGAAAAGAAGAATATGAAAACGCCGTTGAAGAGGGAATCAATTTTATGTGGCTGACTAATCCAATAGAGTGTAAAGGAAACGAAAAGGGAGAATTGACAAGTGTTGTCTGTCAAAAGATGAAATTGGGAGAACCTGATTCTTCTGGTAGAAGAAGACCTATCCCTATTGAAAATAGTTACGTTGAAATACCCGCAGATCTTTTTATCGTTGCTATAGGTCAAGAGTCAAACAAGGTATTACTCAATGCATTTCCTGAATTGAAACTGAATAAATGGGGTTATATAGAGGCAGATCCCGTTACCGGGGTTACTTCTGTTGAAGGAGTTTGGGCAGGAGGAGACATAGTTACAGGTGCAGCAACCGTTATCGAGGCAATGGGTGCAGGTAAAAGAGCTGCTAAGGCAATAGATGAATATATTTCTTCTAAGGTAGGAAAATTTTGATGGATTTTGAGAAAGAAAGTAGAATGATGGTTGAGTATCAGCTAAAAAGAAGAGGTATAAGCGATGAAAAGGTTCTAAATGCTTTTTTGAAGGTTAAAAGACATTTGTTTGTACCAAAAGATCTTGAGAGGTATGCATATGATGATTGCCCTTTGCCTATTGGCGAAGGGCAAACTATTTCTCAGCCTTATATAATCGGCTTAATGCTTCAATTATTAGAGTTAAGAGAAAACGACGTAGTTTTAGAGATAGGAACGGGATCTGGTTATCAAACTGCTTTACTTGCAGAGATAGTGCGTCTTGTTTATACGATAGAACGAAATGAAACGTTAGCCCAAAGAGCAAAGAATAAATTTGAGGAATTAGGTTATAAAAATATTGTTTTAGAGGTTGGAGATGGAACAAAAGGGTGGACAAAAGAAGAGATTGAGTTTGACGGAATCATAGTTTCAGCGGCAGCTCCAAAGGTTCCTGAACCTTTGTTTTCTCAACTTAAAATTGGTGGTAGAATGGTAATTCCAATTGGTTCTAGAACCTTTCAACGTTTACATAAAATAACTAAGTTAGAGGATGGAAATATGAAGGTTGAATACTCTGATGGATGCATGTTTGTTCCTTTAATAGGTGAATATGGTTGGTGAGAGTGTTTAGTTAAAATATAAAATATCCCGCAAAAAGCGGGATATTTTAATTATTAATATGGAAAAGTTATCTCAGGAACTTCAAATGATCCAATTTGGGAAGGATCTGATGGTATTATTAATTTGTCTTCTTTTATCAATTTTTTTAGATATTCGATTTCTACAAAGTATCTAATGGGCACCATGCTTCTTGTGTATTTCATTGGCGTTATACTTACTCCGTCTTCTTTCATACCTAATCTAAAAACACCAGATTCAAAGGTTCTTACGGACATGGCGGATTGAATGCCTTCAAAAGCAGCTGTGTCCACCCTTTTCATCGCACTTGTTAATACGTAACCCGGAGCCATGTAATCTTGATCTACATCCACGCCTATTGCAAAATAATTCTTTTCTAATTCATAGTATTTATCGATGATTTGCTCCAAAGATGCATTTTGGGGGAGATTGTACAGATTGCTTCCTCTTTCTTTAGCAGCATCAATTACTCCGTTACCCGTAGGTCCAGCTGCATGAAAAACAATGTCTGCTCCGTTCTCCATCTGTGTTAAAGCTAAACTCTTTCCTAAAGCAGGGTCATTGAAGGTGTTTGCATAGCCTGATACGACTTGGACATCTTCGTTATGTAATTCATTGTATACTTTAACCCCTGCTGCGTAGCCAGCTTCGAATTTGGTAACGGCAGGAACTGGAACTCCTCCTATAAATCCAACTTTTCCTGTTTTACTCATCATTGCAGC encodes the following:
- a CDS encoding type I restriction endonuclease subunit R, with translation MGLGDEKYSAQDPIIKYVQEESAEYGSSEGSKVFLNLGWEYVKPDEALRLKGGEKGLIFKDVFIKQLQKLNPGFMDHLSAEKILKDLERIPPNIQGNLIIWEFLKGLKTIFVPNEKRERNVTFLDTYEIDRNIFQVTDEFTFTNGSETIRADVVFLINGVPFILIETKAPHRTDPLNEAYKQVKRYHQEAPELLAILQIFGLIDVIRFYYGATWNLSGGSLFEWKDELDQGYETLIKTFFDRKRVIKILTDFILFTKQDEELKKVVLRPHQMKAVDKIIERAKDPSKQRGLIWHTQGSGKTYTMIVTAKKIIEDPFFENPTVIMLVDRNELESQLFSNLKSVGIENVEVVESKKHLRQLLKTDKRGLIVSMIHKFDNIPADLNLRKNIFVLVDEAHRSTGGKLGTFLEGALPNATYIGFTGTPIDKTNYGKGTFVTFGKDDPPKGYLDKYSISESIKDGTTVPLYYTFAPNKMMIEKDVLEKEFLTLAETQGVSDVEELNKVLEKAVKLKNMLKNNDRVQLISKFVAKHFKEFIEPMGFKAFLVAVDREACALYKEELDKHLPPEYSKVVYSQSQNDPPQMTKYYLSEMEEKKVRENFKKPGELPKILIVTEKLLTGFDAPILYCMYLDKPMRDHVLLQAIARINRPYKKEEKDKKNGLVVDFVGIFNNLEKALAFDSEDIEGVIEDIELLKEEFAQQMEIGKEKYLSIVAKKDRDKSVDAILEYFMDEEKRNEFFVYYKKLSGLYEILSPDKFLKKYLQDYDTLSRMYKILKNAYEKGVSVDEEFTEKTKKLIQKYTKNSKIKDTLEVFVIDEYTLKRIEESNASDVEKVFNLYKSIEKTVEEESVEYPILITIGEKAENLLFLYKNRQKSTEETLNGLKNLVQETNDKKKAQKESGKSAAFFTLKELLKDESIDDAEDIAEEFEKKKETYPLWDKDEVQKRKMRQEFYKLLGPKGLKGEKIKQLFEKYLYILKGRDVND
- a CDS encoding M48 metallopeptidase family protein, with the translated sequence MIDPVDFKAEVWNLARDIRVQPKEIHIREMSKKWGSCSSRGRLTFDKKLLNEPKSFRFEVIIHELLHLRYPKHGKMFDALVQEYLNRNIEKN
- a CDS encoding bifunctional dihydroorotate dehydrogenase B NAD binding subunit/NADPH-dependent glutamate synthase, with product MFEISEKKKLAQDVYSVWVEAPKIAAHAQPGQFVIVISEEDGERIPLTIVDKTEDKIRLIFQVVGKSTTKMSTFENGDSFAHVVGPLGNPSEIDYYGTVLLIGGGIGVAPILPILKALKEKGNRVISIMGARTADLLILEDEFSQLSDKLIVTTDDGSKGMKGLVTDGMKKVVSDGEKIDKAWAIGPVIMMKFATKTAQELGFPIIVSLNPIMVDGTGMCGGCRVTVGDSVKFACVDGPEFEGELVEWDELLKRLGQYKVEEKESLEEKKKKRPKKILRNKVPVKKQPPEERKHNFQEVAYGYCLEEAMMEADRCLQCPDSAYNCINGCPVGVDIRGFIRELREGNLTKSAEILKSYNNLPSICGRVCPQENQCEGACTLGKSGAFEPVAIGRLERFVADWERVQRKNEKNNIQVSKDNVKGKVAVVGAGPSGLTVAADLAKMGYYVKIFEALHKPGGVLTYGIPEFRLPKEIVFEEVEYVKSLGVEIETDVVVGKTITIDEMREEFDAIFIGTGAGTPRFLNIPGENLNGVYSSSEFLTRVNLMKAYEFPLVDTPVKVGKHVVVVGAGNVAMDASRSALRLGAETVTVVYRRSEEEMPARKEEYENAVEEGINFMWLTNPIECKGNEKGELTSVVCQKMKLGEPDSSGRRRPIPIENSYVEIPADLFIVAIGQESNKVLLNAFPELKLNKWGYIEADPVTGVTSVEGVWAGGDIVTGAATVIEAMGAGKRAAKAIDEYISSKVGKF
- a CDS encoding protein-L-isoaspartate(D-aspartate) O-methyltransferase; its protein translation is MDFEKESRMMVEYQLKRRGISDEKVLNAFLKVKRHLFVPKDLERYAYDDCPLPIGEGQTISQPYIIGLMLQLLELRENDVVLEIGTGSGYQTALLAEIVRLVYTIERNETLAQRAKNKFEELGYKNIVLEVGDGTKGWTKEEIEFDGIIVSAAAPKVPEPLFSQLKIGGRMVIPIGSRTFQRLHKITKLEDGNMKVEYSDGCMFVPLIGEYGW
- a CDS encoding BMP family lipoprotein, giving the protein MKKYLSVFFVVLFLFSTIFAFKVTMVTDVGGLGDKSFNDGTWQGVLRARDELGVEIAVIQSSEQTDYLPNLSNAARDSDVVIAVGFMMTDVLFNVAPQFPDVYFVGIDIEPSPGQVVPSNVVCYVFNEHESSFPAGYLAAMMSKTGKVGFIGGVPVPAVTKFEAGYAAGVKVYNELHNEDVQVVSGYANTFNDPALGKSLALTQMENGADIVFHAAGPTGNGVIDAAKERGSNLYNLPQNASLEQIIDKYYELEKNYFAIGVDVDQDYMAPGYVLTSAMKRVDTAAFEGIQSAMSVRTFESGVFRLGMKEDGVSITPMKYTRSMVPIRYFVEIEYLKKLIKEDKLIIPSDPSQIGSFEVPEITFPY